The Candidatus Arthromitus sp. SFB-mouse-Japan genome includes a region encoding these proteins:
- the pyk gene encoding pyruvate kinase, producing MRKTKIVCTIGPASDKYDILRELIEKGMNVMRLNFSHGDFEEHGNRIKLVRQISEELNKNVGIMLDTKGPEIRTKKFEGKVLLNQGDKFVIYTKEDIVGDSTRCSVTYEDLYKDVEVGGKILIDDGLVALEIEDVEDGKISCIVLNSGEISSNKGVNLPKSKIKLPALTEKDKNDLLFGIKNDVEYVAASFIRKSDDVIQIRKFLDLNGGDFIKIISKIENQEGLDNIDEIIDSSDGIMVARGDLGVEIPIENLPHWQKLIIKKCNDRGKFVITATQMLDSMIRNPRPTRAEASDVANAIHDGSDAVMLSGETANGKYPLEAYEIMDKIIVTTEQSLDYEGKLQKKLSKIEYKDVPNTIALFSCTTANEVGAKAILACTKSGATAKFVSRFRPECPIISITQMKKVARMLSIYWGVYTQTISETIDNTDMLIDLSVDKAKKEYNFKDGDLVVVSASVPANFKGHTNMLKVHEI from the coding sequence GTGAGGAAGACAAAAATAGTATGTACAATAGGTCCTGCTAGTGATAAATATGATATTTTAAGAGAATTGATTGAAAAGGGAATGAATGTCATGAGACTCAATTTTTCCCATGGTGATTTTGAAGAGCATGGTAATAGAATAAAATTAGTTAGGCAAATTAGTGAGGAATTAAACAAAAATGTAGGTATAATGCTTGACACAAAAGGACCTGAAATTAGAACTAAGAAATTTGAGGGTAAGGTTTTATTAAATCAGGGAGATAAATTTGTTATATATACAAAGGAGGATATAGTTGGTGATTCAACCAGATGTTCTGTTACTTATGAAGATCTTTATAAAGATGTAGAAGTTGGAGGTAAAATACTTATAGATGATGGTTTAGTAGCCCTTGAAATTGAAGATGTGGAAGATGGTAAAATAAGTTGTATTGTTTTAAATTCTGGTGAGATTTCAAGTAACAAGGGTGTTAATTTACCAAAGTCTAAGATAAAATTGCCTGCACTTACAGAAAAGGATAAGAATGATTTGTTATTTGGTATAAAGAATGATGTTGAATATGTTGCTGCTTCTTTTATAAGGAAATCTGATGATGTTATACAAATCAGGAAATTTCTTGATTTAAATGGAGGAGATTTTATAAAAATCATATCTAAGATAGAGAACCAGGAGGGACTTGATAATATAGATGAAATCATAGATAGTTCTGATGGAATAATGGTTGCTAGAGGTGATTTGGGAGTTGAGATTCCTATTGAAAATTTGCCTCATTGGCAAAAGTTAATTATAAAGAAATGTAATGATAGAGGAAAATTTGTAATAACTGCAACCCAAATGCTTGACTCTATGATTAGGAATCCAAGACCCACGAGAGCTGAAGCTTCGGATGTAGCTAATGCTATACATGATGGTAGCGATGCAGTTATGTTGAGTGGAGAAACTGCAAATGGTAAATATCCATTAGAGGCGTATGAAATAATGGATAAGATTATAGTTACAACTGAACAGAGTTTAGATTATGAAGGGAAACTTCAGAAGAAATTATCTAAAATAGAATATAAAGATGTACCTAATACGATTGCATTATTTTCTTGTACTACAGCAAATGAAGTTGGTGCTAAGGCTATACTTGCTTGCACAAAGTCTGGTGCTACAGCGAAGTTTGTATCTAGATTTAGGCCGGAGTGTCCTATTATTTCTATAACTCAAATGAAAAAGGTTGCTAGAATGTTGTCTATTTATTGGGGCGTATATACTCAAACAATAAGTGAGACAATTGATAATACAGATATGTTAATTGATTTATCGGTAGATAAGGCTAAAAAAGAGTATAACTTTAAAGATGGCGATTTAGTAGTTGTTTCGGCAAGTGTTCCCGCAAATTTTAAAGGTCATACAAATATGCTTAAGGTTCATGAAATTTAA
- the asnB gene encoding asparagine synthase (glutamine-hydrolyzing), producing the protein MCGITGFSNFNKDIRSEFNNILMMNDSLYHRGPDEFDYYKHKNVVLGHRRLSIVDPNGGKQPMQRIVNFHKYTIVYNGEIYNTDEIRDDLVSKGYSFYTYSDTEVVLINYIHYKEECVSKLNGIFAFCIFDEDRNCLFMARDQLGVKPIFYSFKDGYLIFGSEIKSLLKHPKVSPIVCGDGILDLLGLGPSRSLGEGIFKDVKEIPPAHYLFIYKDRITLKEYWRLESKEHNLTLEDTKEKLSLMLENAIKKQMVSDRGIFSFLSGGIDSSLISAVVSDEFNKEGKILDTFTVDYVDYDKDFEGNEFEVTSDKYFVKVVNESIKSNNRIITIKNEDLFYALEDGLYSSDIPSMADIDTSLYLFCKGIKNYGTVGLSGECADEIFGGYPWYLNEEDLKLNKFPWNRFSGIRKELFNDKIKNLDFDSYIKNKFDETLKDVCILDSDSELDAKIRKMTTLNVKWFMVTLLNRKDRMSMANSLEIRVPFADRELVEFSYNIPAKFKFLNGREKGILREVSRKFLPDSIIDRKKSPYPKTQSAIYTNLVVNELSNILDNKSNPIFEIIDEKSVRKLIESRGNSYTKPWFGQLMRGPQLMAYLIQINMWLKKYNINLSL; encoded by the coding sequence ATGTGTGGGATAACTGGATTTTCCAATTTTAATAAGGATATAAGAAGTGAGTTTAATAATATATTAATGATGAATGATTCGCTTTATCATAGAGGACCAGATGAATTTGATTATTATAAACATAAAAATGTGGTTTTGGGACATAGAAGGTTATCTATAGTTGACCCTAATGGTGGGAAACAACCAATGCAAAGGATTGTAAATTTTCATAAATATACGATTGTTTATAATGGTGAAATATATAATACTGATGAGATTAGAGATGATTTGGTAAGTAAAGGTTATAGTTTTTATACTTATTCTGATACAGAAGTTGTCTTAATAAATTATATACACTATAAAGAAGAGTGTGTGAGTAAATTAAATGGTATATTTGCGTTTTGTATATTTGATGAAGATAGGAATTGTTTATTTATGGCTCGAGATCAGTTGGGAGTTAAGCCCATTTTTTATAGTTTTAAAGATGGATATTTAATTTTTGGATCTGAGATAAAGTCTTTGTTAAAACATCCTAAAGTTAGTCCTATAGTTTGTGGTGATGGGATATTAGATCTTTTGGGTTTAGGACCAAGTCGTAGTCTTGGAGAAGGTATATTTAAAGACGTAAAGGAAATACCACCTGCACATTATTTATTTATATATAAAGATAGGATAACACTTAAAGAATATTGGAGACTTGAGTCGAAGGAACATAATTTGACTCTCGAAGATACAAAAGAAAAATTATCTTTAATGCTTGAAAATGCTATAAAGAAGCAAATGGTATCAGATAGGGGGATTTTTTCTTTTCTATCAGGAGGTATAGATTCATCTCTTATATCAGCTGTAGTATCAGATGAATTTAACAAAGAAGGTAAGATTTTAGATACATTTACTGTAGATTATGTAGATTATGATAAGGATTTTGAGGGTAATGAGTTTGAAGTTACAAGTGATAAATATTTTGTTAAAGTTGTTAATGAATCTATAAAATCGAATAATAGAATTATTACAATTAAAAATGAAGATTTATTCTATGCTTTAGAAGATGGGCTTTATTCAAGTGATATTCCTTCTATGGCTGACATTGATACTTCCTTGTACTTATTTTGTAAAGGAATTAAAAATTATGGTACCGTTGGATTATCTGGAGAATGTGCAGATGAAATATTTGGAGGTTATCCTTGGTATTTAAATGAAGAAGATTTGAAGTTAAATAAGTTCCCTTGGAATAGATTTTCGGGTATAAGGAAAGAACTTTTTAATGATAAGATTAAAAATTTAGACTTCGATTCTTATATTAAAAATAAGTTTGATGAAACTTTAAAGGATGTTTGTATTTTAGATAGTGATAGTGAACTTGATGCAAAAATAAGAAAGATGACTACTCTTAATGTTAAGTGGTTTATGGTAACTCTTTTAAATAGGAAAGATAGAATGAGTATGGCAAATAGTTTGGAGATAAGAGTTCCTTTTGCAGATAGAGAGCTTGTTGAATTTTCTTATAATATTCCTGCTAAATTTAAATTCCTAAATGGAAGAGAGAAGGGTATACTTAGAGAAGTAAGTAGAAAATTTTTACCAGATTCTATAATAGATAGAAAAAAGAGTCCTTACCCTAAAACTCAAAGTGCTATATACACTAATCTTGTAGTAAATGAATTATCAAATATTTTGGATAATAAATCTAATCCTATTTTTGAGATTATAGATGAAAAAAGTGTTAGGAAATTAATTGAGAGTAGAGGAAATTCTTATACGAAACCTTGGTTTGGTCAACTTATGAGAGGGCCTCAGCTTATGGCATATTTAATACAAATTAATATGTGGCTTAAGAAATATAATATAAATTTATCTTTGTAA
- the pfkA gene encoding 6-phosphofructokinase, translated as MKKIAILTSGGDAPGMNAAVRSVVRYALSKDIEVLGIHRGYHGLLHGEIESLSRRSVSDIIDRGGTFLKTARCLEFKQEEVRAQAYEILKSHNVDGLVVVGGDGSFTGAHLLSKFGLSTVGIPGTIDNDLPYTDYTIGFDTALNTILDAVRKLRDTSSSHERVSIVEVMGRNCGDLALYSALAGGAEAVIVPEYPFNREGLCKTILESKKNKKLHSLIILAEGAGNAEDLRKYIQQKIGLDTRATVLGHIQRGGIPTGRDRVLASVMGRKAVDTLLSNEVCAKVIGVKENTVFDMDIEEALKIEKKFNKDLYDLVNKLV; from the coding sequence ATGAAAAAGATAGCGATTTTAACAAGTGGTGGAGATGCTCCAGGAATGAATGCAGCTGTTAGGTCGGTTGTGAGATATGCTTTAAGTAAAGATATAGAGGTTCTTGGAATACATAGAGGATACCATGGACTTTTACACGGTGAAATAGAATCTTTAAGTAGAAGATCCGTTTCTGATATTATAGATAGAGGGGGAACATTCTTAAAAACTGCAAGATGTCTCGAGTTTAAACAAGAAGAAGTGAGAGCTCAGGCCTATGAGATATTAAAAAGTCATAATGTTGATGGACTTGTGGTTGTAGGTGGTGATGGATCATTTACTGGGGCTCATTTGTTATCAAAGTTTGGTTTATCTACAGTTGGTATACCTGGAACTATAGATAATGATCTTCCTTACACAGACTATACGATTGGATTTGATACAGCTCTTAATACAATATTGGATGCTGTGAGAAAATTGAGAGATACATCAAGTTCTCATGAGAGAGTTAGTATTGTTGAAGTTATGGGAAGAAATTGCGGAGATTTAGCATTATATTCAGCTCTTGCTGGTGGCGCTGAAGCGGTGATTGTTCCTGAGTATCCTTTTAATCGTGAGGGATTATGTAAAACTATATTAGAGTCTAAGAAAAATAAAAAGCTTCATAGCCTAATAATTTTAGCAGAAGGGGCAGGGAATGCAGAGGATCTTAGAAAGTATATACAACAGAAAATAGGACTTGATACTAGGGCGACAGTTCTTGGACATATACAACGTGGAGGGATACCGACTGGACGCGATAGAGTTTTAGCATCTGTAATGGGAAGAAAAGCTGTAGATACTCTTTTGAGCAATGAAGTTTGTGCAAAAGTTATAGGTGTTAAAGAAAATACAGTGTTTGATATGGATATAGAGGAAGCTCTAAAGATTGAGAAGAAATTTAATAAAGATTTATATGATCTTGTTAATAAATTGGTATAA
- the whiA gene encoding DNA-binding protein WhiA has translation MTFSYFVKTEILENCFRSYKQAVSELMGVVYGTRYTINNNEITVRIDNHLLVNYLDNMLNIINGFGYSVNEDNVKSNTYIFKSYYMYKLLLYVDNGEFKHNINLIIENKIIDRAYLIRGLFLICGSIINPNNSYHLEFCLYNYDLSYFLDLVLNFFCIKSKMIKRKDRFIIYVKEAESISQFLKVIGVHRSVLEFENIRVLKEYTNNKNRLKNCIQANEDKSIIASVKQVRAIMYIDKYIGLDKLSSKLKEIAMVRLKYKEAPLGELGKYLNPPIGKSGVLHRLKKIEKIASELEDKYGV, from the coding sequence ATGACTTTTTCATATTTTGTTAAAACTGAGATACTTGAGAACTGTTTTAGATCATACAAACAAGCAGTTAGTGAATTAATGGGTGTGGTTTATGGTACAAGGTATACTATAAATAATAACGAGATTACTGTAAGAATAGATAATCATCTTTTAGTTAATTACTTGGATAATATGCTTAATATTATTAATGGATTTGGTTATAGTGTAAATGAAGATAATGTAAAGTCAAATACATATATATTTAAGAGTTATTATATGTATAAGTTGTTATTGTATGTTGATAATGGAGAATTTAAACATAATATTAATTTAATTATTGAAAATAAAATAATTGATAGAGCTTACCTTATTAGAGGATTATTTTTGATATGTGGGAGCATTATTAATCCAAATAATAGTTATCATTTAGAATTTTGTTTGTATAATTATGATTTATCATATTTCTTAGATTTAGTGCTAAATTTTTTTTGTATTAAGAGTAAGATGATAAAAAGAAAAGATAGGTTTATTATATATGTAAAGGAAGCAGAAAGTATATCGCAGTTTTTAAAGGTAATAGGGGTGCATAGATCTGTACTAGAATTTGAAAATATTAGAGTATTGAAAGAGTATACTAATAATAAGAATAGACTTAAGAATTGTATTCAAGCTAATGAGGATAAATCTATAATAGCATCTGTAAAACAAGTTAGAGCTATTATGTATATTGATAAATATATTGGTTTAGATAAGTTATCTAGTAAGCTTAAAGAAATTGCTATGGTAAGATTAAAATATAAGGAGGCACCACTTGGTGAACTTGGCAAATATTTAAATCCACCTATTGGCAAATCTGGGGTACTTCATAGATTAAAAAAGATAGAGAAAATTGCTAGTGAGTTAGAAGATAAATATGGCGTTTAA
- a CDS encoding DNA polymerase III subunit alpha gives MNDFVHLHVHSEFSLLDSSCKIRNLVERAKELGMTSLAITDHGVMYGCLEFYKACKMYGIKPIIGCEIYVANKSMDIKNADKDNFTSHLVLLVKDEIGYRNLLKIVSDSFIRGFYYKPRVDIEYLKEHSEGLIALSACLSGGISKYILRNDIDGAKNLSIIYKEIFKEDFYLEIQDHGIEDQKKVNNLLLEFSSELDIKLVVTNDVHYIKKDDANAHDVLICIQTGSNVDEERRMKYHGDQFYLKSKDEMYEAFPNYMDGLLNTIEIRDKCNFEYKFHENMPPKYIMDNSLEPFEYLKRLCYLGLINKYDEFSHEIEIFKIEDILDDSKFEILKEEIGKNITDTKKKLVDRVKYELNLINSMGFVDYFLIVWDFIKFCMEKSIPTGPGRGSVAGSIVAYVLNITKVDPIKYSLIFERFLNPERISMPDIDSDFCNERREEVISYVRDKYGDQNVSNIITFGTMAAKACIRDVGRAMNYPYGEVDKIAKMVPNMLNITIDLALLYNKELNDLYNNDLRVKKLIDISKRLEGLPRHTSIHAAGVIISPYNLTDLIPVKKDGDMLVTQFPMANLEELGLLKMDFLGLRTLTVINDCIKIIEKNKGIKIDLDNIDFDDQNVFNMIGDGKTCGVFQLESFGMTSFMKELKPNSIEDIIAGISLYRPGPMDEIPNYIKNKNNIGDIKYLTKELEDILNVTYGVIVYQEQVMEIVQKLSGYSLGRSDLVRRAMAKKKHEEMEKERKKFVYGYKDGEEIIKGCVNNGIDEKIAHKIFDQMVDFASYAFNKSHAAAYAIIAYETAYLMRYYKSEYICALLNSVINNMDKVCYYIRFGESMNIKIFPPCVNNSHNKFIVEGEYIYFGLSAIKNLGEGACEKIVYYREKYGKFKNEYDFFKACVKCSINKKGIESIIKSGALDVFNISRSYLLMNFEKIVDGISKEFRENLEGQMNLFGLIGREDDKTFKLNNRDDLYDDSDKNLLFEKEVLGIYISGHPIHKYKEILDKVCTNSISDFYDDDMKINDGYEVVIGGSVREFKKIITKNNSMMCFLYVEDKYSSIECVVFPKVYEKFNYLINDNSIVIIKGVFKKNDDVFKIIVNEIIGIEEYDRFKLYILCKSLKEITNSFNKAKDILISNRGHVNVNLYSLEGKKVFRVNDYGVNLSNSLICELNKVFSQEFVKVIITK, from the coding sequence ATGAATGATTTTGTTCATTTACATGTACACTCAGAGTTTAGTTTGTTAGATTCTTCATGTAAGATTAGAAATTTAGTTGAACGGGCGAAAGAACTTGGTATGACATCTCTTGCTATAACAGATCATGGTGTTATGTACGGATGTTTGGAATTTTATAAAGCATGTAAAATGTATGGCATTAAACCTATAATTGGTTGTGAGATCTATGTTGCGAATAAATCTATGGATATAAAGAATGCAGACAAGGATAATTTCACTAGTCATTTAGTTCTTCTTGTGAAAGATGAGATTGGATATAGAAATTTATTAAAAATAGTTAGTGACTCTTTTATCCGAGGATTTTATTATAAACCGAGGGTTGATATAGAATATTTGAAAGAACATTCAGAGGGTCTTATTGCACTTAGTGCTTGTTTGAGTGGTGGAATTTCTAAATATATTTTAAGAAATGATATAGATGGTGCGAAAAATTTATCAATTATATATAAAGAAATATTTAAGGAAGATTTTTATTTAGAAATTCAAGATCATGGGATAGAGGACCAAAAAAAGGTTAATAATTTGCTTTTGGAATTTTCATCAGAGCTTGATATAAAACTCGTTGTTACAAATGATGTTCATTACATAAAAAAAGATGATGCAAATGCCCATGATGTGCTTATTTGCATACAAACAGGTAGCAATGTAGATGAAGAAAGAAGAATGAAATACCATGGTGATCAGTTTTATTTGAAATCAAAAGATGAGATGTATGAAGCGTTTCCTAATTATATGGATGGACTTTTAAATACCATTGAAATACGAGATAAATGCAATTTTGAGTATAAATTTCATGAGAATATGCCTCCAAAATATATTATGGATAATTCACTTGAGCCTTTTGAGTATTTAAAGAGGCTATGTTATCTTGGGCTCATAAATAAATATGATGAATTTTCACATGAGATTGAAATATTTAAAATTGAAGATATTTTAGATGACTCTAAGTTTGAAATATTAAAAGAAGAGATAGGTAAAAATATTACAGATACTAAGAAAAAATTAGTAGATAGGGTTAAATATGAACTTAATTTGATAAATTCTATGGGATTTGTTGATTATTTTTTAATTGTGTGGGATTTTATAAAATTTTGCATGGAAAAGTCGATACCAACAGGACCTGGAAGAGGAAGTGTTGCTGGATCTATCGTTGCATATGTGCTTAATATAACAAAAGTTGATCCTATAAAGTATAGTTTAATATTTGAGAGGTTTTTAAATCCTGAAAGAATTTCTATGCCAGATATAGATTCCGATTTTTGTAATGAGAGAAGAGAGGAAGTCATTAGCTACGTAAGAGATAAGTATGGTGATCAGAATGTGTCTAATATTATAACTTTTGGTACAATGGCTGCAAAAGCTTGTATTAGAGATGTTGGAAGAGCTATGAATTACCCATATGGTGAGGTTGATAAAATAGCTAAGATGGTTCCCAATATGTTAAATATAACTATAGATTTAGCGCTTCTTTATAATAAAGAATTAAATGATTTATATAATAATGATCTTAGAGTTAAGAAGTTGATTGATATATCAAAGAGGCTTGAAGGTCTTCCTAGACATACATCTATTCATGCTGCAGGTGTTATTATCAGTCCTTATAATTTAACGGATTTAATACCCGTAAAAAAAGATGGCGATATGCTTGTAACTCAATTTCCTATGGCAAATCTTGAAGAGCTTGGACTGCTTAAGATGGATTTCTTAGGTCTTAGAACTTTAACTGTGATAAACGATTGCATTAAGATTATTGAGAAAAATAAAGGGATTAAAATAGATTTAGACAATATTGATTTTGATGACCAAAATGTATTTAATATGATTGGAGATGGCAAAACTTGTGGAGTATTTCAGCTCGAATCATTTGGAATGACTAGTTTTATGAAGGAATTAAAACCTAATTCTATTGAAGATATAATAGCAGGCATTAGTTTATATAGACCAGGGCCTATGGATGAGATACCAAATTACATAAAAAATAAAAATAATATTGGAGATATAAAATATTTAACAAAAGAACTTGAAGATATATTAAATGTTACATATGGAGTTATTGTTTATCAGGAACAAGTAATGGAGATCGTTCAGAAGTTATCTGGATATTCTTTGGGAAGGAGCGATCTTGTACGACGTGCTATGGCCAAAAAAAAGCATGAGGAGATGGAAAAGGAGAGGAAGAAATTTGTTTATGGATATAAAGATGGAGAAGAAATAATAAAAGGATGCGTAAATAATGGGATTGATGAAAAAATTGCTCATAAAATCTTTGATCAGATGGTAGATTTTGCCTCTTATGCCTTTAATAAGAGTCATGCTGCTGCATATGCGATTATTGCTTATGAAACTGCATATTTAATGAGGTATTATAAATCTGAATATATATGTGCACTTTTAAATAGCGTTATAAATAATATGGATAAGGTTTGCTATTATATAAGATTTGGAGAAAGTATGAATATAAAGATTTTTCCTCCATGTGTAAATAATAGTCACAATAAGTTTATAGTTGAGGGTGAATATATATATTTTGGATTGTCAGCTATTAAAAATTTAGGAGAAGGTGCATGTGAAAAAATCGTTTATTATAGAGAAAAATATGGAAAGTTCAAGAATGAGTATGATTTTTTTAAGGCTTGTGTAAAATGTTCAATCAATAAGAAAGGCATAGAGAGTATTATAAAATCAGGAGCATTAGATGTTTTTAATATTTCTAGGTCATACCTTCTCATGAATTTTGAGAAGATTGTTGATGGAATATCTAAAGAATTTCGAGAAAATTTAGAAGGTCAAATGAATTTATTTGGATTAATTGGCAGGGAAGATGATAAAACATTTAAATTAAATAATCGTGATGATTTATATGATGATAGTGATAAGAATCTTTTATTTGAAAAAGAGGTTTTAGGCATATATATTTCTGGACATCCTATACACAAGTACAAAGAAATATTAGATAAAGTTTGTACAAATTCTATTTCTGATTTTTATGATGATGATATGAAAATTAATGATGGATATGAGGTTGTAATAGGTGGATCAGTGAGAGAATTTAAGAAAATTATAACTAAAAATAATTCTATGATGTGCTTTTTATATGTTGAAGATAAGTATTCTTCAATAGAGTGCGTTGTTTTCCCTAAGGTATATGAAAAATTTAATTATTTAATAAATGATAATAGTATTGTTATAATAAAAGGTGTGTTTAAAAAAAATGATGATGTATTTAAAATTATAGTAAATGAGATAATAGGAATTGAAGAATATGATAGGTTTAAGTTGTATATTTTATGTAAAAGCTTGAAAGAGATAACAAATTCTTTTAATAAGGCTAAGGATATTTTAATTAGTAATAGGGGACATGTTAATGTTAATTTGTATTCCTTGGAGGGAAAGAAGGTTTTTAGAGTGAATGATTATGGTGTTAATTTAAGTAATAGTCTTATTTGTGAGCTGAACAAAGTATTTTCACAGGAATTTGTAAAGGTAATTATTACTAAATAA
- the rlmD gene encoding 23S rRNA (uracil(1939)-C(5))-methyltransferase RlmD, whose protein sequence is MVDVANKYIVKIEDYDSKGNGVSHIDDLVVFVPNTIVGEIVEICIEKVNKNFLRGRVNEVLSVSESRVLPICEIYEKCGGCNIQHMNYKEQIRFKESKIINTLNKIGDIRNIKMEKFYAMSIPYEYRNKVQVPFGLSDSGVKAGFYEKNTHNIINMDFCHIQFHEGNDIVKETREYIKKNNIKPYDESANYKKGCDYGLVRHLLIRKGYNTNEIMLVIVLTRDDEEFLNGYMDFILEKFKNIKTIIVNVNNEITNVILGKYERVLYGDGYIKDKINDFIFRIHSKSFFQVNTKQSEKLYSAAIEMCDLKFGDILLDAYCGIGTIGICASRKIKQVYGIEEVKESIVDANENKIINNIKNIEFIHGKVEDEIFNLVNSGVNINAVILDPPRKGVKERVLHKIRDINCRKIVYISCDVSTLSRDAKILNSLGYKIDKIRGVDMFCQTYHVETIVRFTLRPSGF, encoded by the coding sequence ATGGTGGATGTTGCTAATAAGTACATAGTAAAGATTGAGGATTATGATAGTAAGGGAAATGGAGTTTCACATATAGACGATTTAGTTGTTTTTGTACCTAATACCATAGTTGGCGAAATTGTTGAGATATGTATAGAAAAGGTAAATAAGAATTTTTTAAGAGGTAGAGTTAATGAAGTGCTTTCAGTATCTGAATCAAGAGTATTGCCTATATGTGAGATATATGAAAAATGTGGTGGATGTAATATTCAGCACATGAATTATAAGGAGCAAATTAGATTTAAAGAAAGTAAAATAATAAATACATTAAATAAAATAGGTGATATACGGAATATTAAGATGGAAAAATTCTATGCGATGTCTATTCCATATGAGTATAGGAATAAAGTTCAGGTACCATTTGGATTAAGTGATTCTGGTGTTAAAGCTGGATTTTATGAAAAAAATACTCATAATATTATCAATATGGACTTCTGTCATATACAGTTTCACGAAGGTAATGATATTGTTAAGGAAACTAGAGAATATATAAAAAAAAATAATATAAAGCCTTATGATGAGAGTGCTAATTATAAAAAAGGTTGTGATTATGGTCTTGTAAGACATTTGCTCATTAGAAAGGGATATAATACAAATGAAATCATGCTTGTAATTGTGTTAACTAGAGATGACGAGGAATTTTTAAATGGGTATATGGATTTTATATTAGAAAAATTTAAGAATATAAAGACAATAATAGTTAACGTAAATAATGAAATAACAAATGTTATTCTTGGAAAATACGAGAGGGTATTGTATGGTGATGGTTATATAAAAGACAAGATAAATGATTTTATATTTAGAATACATAGTAAATCATTTTTTCAGGTTAATACAAAACAATCTGAGAAGTTATATTCGGCTGCAATTGAAATGTGTGATTTAAAATTTGGAGATATTCTTCTAGATGCTTATTGTGGGATTGGTACCATAGGTATATGTGCAAGTAGAAAAATAAAGCAGGTCTATGGTATAGAGGAAGTTAAAGAGAGCATAGTTGATGCTAATGAAAATAAGATTATAAATAATATTAAAAATATAGAATTTATACATGGTAAGGTTGAAGATGAAATATTTAATTTAGTAAATAGCGGGGTTAATATAAATGCTGTTATTTTAGATCCTCCAAGAAAGGGTGTAAAGGAGAGGGTCTTACATAAAATAAGAGATATTAACTGTAGAAAAATAGTTTATATTTCATGTGATGTATCGACTCTCTCTAGAGATGCTAAGATATTAAATTCCCTTGGCTATAAGATTGATAAAATTAGAGGAGTTGATATGTTTTGTCAAACATATCATGTAGAAACTATTGTTAGATTTACTTTGCGACCATCTGGATTTTAA